The Pyxicephalus adspersus chromosome 1, UCB_Pads_2.0, whole genome shotgun sequence sequence TAGTGATAGACACAATATAAATTGATTAGATGCTGCTTATGTTTAAATCATAGATGGCTATCCGACTTGCCAGGGCTTTACATTCATAGAATATTCTATGTTGCTTTAGGGCATTTCATCTATTTGATGACGGTGTGCGAGGAGCAATGGAAAAGGAGGCAAACCACCTGGAAAGACAGCATGTTCATAATGTATATGAGAAGATTGCTCCTTACTTCAATGACAAACGTTACAAAGCCTGGCCGAAGGTACAAGAGTTCATAATAACTCTGGAGCCAGGAAGTCTAGTGGCTGATATTGGTGAGTGCTTTAATTAAAagattttcatttcattattagtTGCTAAATGACTGGGAGGATTTACTAAAGTATTACTAAAATCCTGCAAATAAGCTCCTCTGTGCACTTCTGACTAGTAATATTGCCTTTATTTCAGAATTAAGCAGcattaagccctgtacagatgtcagatagacatcagatcactgtagctggaaacaatcttttgtgattgtttccaatgacaggagAACGAAAAAGTGCGGTACACACATCatcattttgttctatggagaggggagaatgagagAAGGGCAACCCATGGTATTCTCCTCTCTCTCCATTCAGgtaactgctgtacacatgctagattttcgcTCAGGATGAGCACAATCATTTATCTCAGGAGAAAATCATCTAGAACAATGGGCAGGAAAATATGTCTTTTCATGGTGCATGCAcaaaatttttgattttgcaGTCTTCTACATTTAGGGTAAAGGTTTAGGTTCTTTTTAGAAGGGGATGTTCTAACAAGTGGAGAAATATCCAATTGCTCTATACCATCACTATCAGACCAGTTATCATATCTATCATGTCCAATAATCTTGAAGTTGTGCTTTATACTCCTACAAGCATTTAATTAAACTCTTTGCAAATGCATATGGAGCACTGAAAGTATTGCATATATTCAGTCTATGGATGCCAATCATGTGGGCATTGATGAGACTTCATAGCTCTATTACAATATAGTTGAGGCACTGGTCTTGTGATCTCAATGGGGTCAAACTGGAATGTTCATTATTCATAGACTCCTTATAACACTGTTTATAACCCTCAGTGACTCAGTCTTAGTGACAGTGGCCCCAAGAAAAATAGAAAGGAACAAAGACCATAGCATTAAAAACCTGATGGGTTCTATTCCttcaattttacataaaaaagtaatgtcTATGTATACAATTGAAGTCTTTGAGAAGTGACCAATGCCTTGCTGTTACTTTTGTCAGATCTTCTGAATGTGTTCTGATTTCCTCTTGTTCTCTAAATGGATCGATACATGAATGCATTGAAAGACTGACTTCAAACTGGGATGCCTTGTTAGATTGACATCACCTAGATATTGGGAACCACAAGCTTGTAAATTTAGAATCTTGGTGTTCTGAACTTTTAGtatgtaatattagtattatacTGGCTAATTGTatagggcaaaaaaaaagtttactgtatATGGCCAGCTTAAGTCAGATTCACCTCCGTAAGAGGCTGGTGCATTCtgcaggttcgaatcttggccaggacattatctgcatggacttgcaggttctcccagtatttgcgtggctttcctccgagtactccagtttcctcccacattccaaaaacatgcagtgaggttaattgttttccccctaaaattgaccttaaactgtattaaggACAAattactatggtagggccattcgattgtgaacccctttgaacgacattactatggactttgtaaaaacgctatgtaatatgttggcactatataaatactgtataataataaaaatagacattGAAATCAAAACACACATAAAGAGAGAATATGTAGGCCCCCATGTACTCTTTACTATTTACATGAGATTCAATTACAACTGGTATTTAGTAGGTAAATGTAGATGCAAATCAGAAAACAGGCATGCAATTGGTCTTGAACTAGGTGTTTAACAGGTTAGAGTTCAGGGCTTTGTACAGGCCCCTCCAAGtcttacacactttacataggTCTTTATAGAGCTGGTTTTGTGTACGGGGAACTATCACAATAAATTGGTAAAGGGCTTTTCTCCAAATGCTACCACATGGTAGAAGTGCACCATGGTGTactatagcagtggtccccaacgtTTTGGAGCTCCGGGACCACTAATCTCAAGGCCCCCCCCGAAGGGTCCTacttctgaccctgctggggggtgcagcGCCCATAGCCACGGCCCACTAGTAGGCCACTAGTAGGCCACTGatcaggggttggggacccctgtacTGTGGCATTATCAGTACCTTGGCACCTCAACTTAACCAAGGAGTAgcattttttccttgtttttgaaAACTAAATTTTAGAAATTCTTCTAGCTCATGAATATGGATCCATTCCATAATTTACATATATCCAATAAGAACAATAtatcaattaaataaattaatcttGTTCCGCATTTACTAATACAATGCCAGAAGATAAACTGTATGTTTTAATGCAGTCGTTAGTTGTGAATGTACACACATATTATGCTTTGAATAATAGACATTCTGTTCTCTTGTATGGCCAGGAGTTATcagaaacattttcagcaaaattaTGCACAGCCTGGCAACAGTAATTTGATTTCAATTCAAGAGAAAACAATTGCTGCTACAATAATGGCTCATTCAAATACGTAGCCTTTTAATTCTCCCCTTGCTGAAGAATCAGAAGAGTGAAATGAAAGGCTGAAGGTTGTAATTAGTTGGACGATACAATTAGCCTGTGTCAGGTAAGTATATTTGGGAGTCTGGAGAACTGGTGTACATTTATGGTTTACTGAGGTCAATTGTTTAAACATTCATAACAAAAGAAGAATCACATTAGAAGAATAtggtaattaaatgtaaaaaaattgagaaaaactCTTGATGGACATACATTTTAGAAGCCTACAACCTTGACCAATGAAAAAGTCAATTCAATAaagagatttattaaaaaacGAAAAGAAAAATAGCTCTTACTCTTACTTTTTCAAAGAGCTCTCGATTGTAATTTTACAAAATGGTATTTCTTTGTGCAcagagtggtaaaaaaaaaatttagattcaGCCTGCAAAGTTTGCTTGCTTGTACATTCAATGTGTTCATTGTGTCATTTGGATACCAGTTGTTTAGCTACAGTACATACATACTCAgaatttgtcactggaaatgacccAGTGAAATTTCCTAGTAACTTCATTAATACCTTTTGTATTTAGATGTAAGTTACTTGGAAGTGCATTGTTTCTATTTAGACGTTGAACTTACACTTTCATTGAGTACTAGAGCACAATTACGTTGTATTAGTagaaagtttaaagaaaatgcttgccaatgtaaaatgaaataaggTCACCTTACATTATCTGTATTATCTGATATATTCTATATCTGTAGTAAATTCTGTCTATCAAGTTATGTGGTATATTGGGAATGCTTTCAATGTGTGACCTGTTTGTGCATTTGTCTGATCAATATAATAATCCATAAATTAATAGTACAGTAAATATAGCATAGTAATCCAGAATTTTCAGGTTCTTGTTGCTTTTAGTCatctatcatttttttgttacagatatttaggttaatattattaataaatgggatttatatagccccaacatattaagcagtgctgtacaataaataagggttgcaaatgacagacagatacagatagtgacacaggaggaggagaggaccctgccccaaagagcttacactctaggaggtgggggaagtaacacacaatgggaggTGGTTTTACATCCATACTCCTTTAACCTCTTTTTGGGGGACTGCCATATAATCACTTATTTAGTCTTCatctaaataaacattattttatgtaatttagtaCATATGCAATACAACAAAACCAACAACAAAAGATATTTCTATGCAAGCAAACTGTGCTTCTATCCCCAAAGTAACATAGAGGGTATAAtgatgttttaaattatttgggATGAGGGTGGACTCTAAATTATGGCCCTCTTTCTCTCATAGGTGATATATTAGGATATTGGGTTTTGTTAGTCTTTAGAGTGTACCTATAGTCTAAACTATAAACTCCTATACGTCTACCATTATCTTTGTAATGCAAAGACATGTTTCATTTAATTCATTCTTTTCATGTGTACTCATATCACATAATTTTGGTAAATCTAGAGAAGGTTAAGAAGTTGTGCAATCAAAAATATAGTGTGTTGCCAGCTTAAGGTAAAGcttggacagcaaaaaaaaaaaatcatactctaatCAACAATTTATTCCTATATAGTCATTTACCACTGATGCCCCATGGTgaccaaaaatctttttggctatctgtaagggtgacattcttccgaccagcaccacactaatgtacagtactgtgagctgtggatatggtaattaggGGTTCTCAAAGTTTTgtaatggttcccccatgttaaaaaggttgagaaaggctgctaaaTCAAATAAAGGTCTTGCCTTTATATATACAGGATGTTGCAAAGCTTAATGCAAGCCTGTCTTAAACTTCTCCTAATGACCATAAGAGAAGAAATCCTAAAACTTTCTTGCATTGCAAATCTCCAGCCACCACAGATGTCTGACTGTTACAAATACCTGGCCCTCCACTGTGTATCGAGGGCTTTGCGGTGGGGGACCAAGTATTTGTCACACCCAAAAGTGCTGGAAAGGTGTTCATCTTATTCTTTCACAGAATGGTCTCATGTCATTTGTTGGTGACACGGtgacattaaacaataaaaaatatcttgttaACATAAGTATTACAGTCCAGCTCCAGTCATGGTAAAACTGCAGGAAAGATAATCACGTTAGAATAGTGGGTTAGATGTTTTGGCAGTGCTTTGGTTCCTCTCTGTTCTATCCCAGAAACAGCCCCCTTCCATATTCCAGTATgtagatataaaatgtatttattttgcatacaaCATGTTCAATTCAGTAATAGATTTTTCATTAATTCCAGGCTGTGGAAATGGGAAATACCTGCACATTAACAATCAGACTTTTAAAATTGGGTCTGATTATTGCTTACCACTGGCAGAGGCTGCAAGAAACCAGAACTATGAAGTCATGGTGTGTGACGGACTTCGGCTGCCATATCGTGATGGCGCCTTTGATGCCGTTCTCTCTATAGCTGGTAAGTTACTGGGCCAGTAGAAATATGAAATGTAGGTgagctttttgttttaaaccagTGCAATGCCTGGCTACCCAAGGTTCCATATTCTAGATATGCAAACTGGAGTGGTTTAACTGATCAGAAAGGGTTCAATTCTGGATTAAAACACAATTTGTGCAATGGAATGTTCACTGTTTGAAGCCCTATATATGGCAAATCTTGTTAGAAATAGACTTTTATTCCTGCTAAATATAAGGAACATTATTTTTTCCTGAAGGTTGCAACAGTAAATAATCTGAACAATGCACAATAATTTGAAAGATTATCCCCACCCTCTGGGCTGGTCAGAGGATAGGGCATACACGGGGAGCCGTGCATCACtccaaggggaagaaacttctcttAGAGTGTTGTGATGAAgccagaacctacccactctcccattcaCAGGCTCAGACATGCTTGCTAAACATCTTGGAAGGACAGTAGGGATAGAGGGATGGAAAAATGATTATAATGAATGAGGGAAAAAAAGTGGAGGGAAATAGAGAGACTGgatggcgactgctgctctagatCAAGTCACCGTGGACAAaggtattgtttttccttattcGGTTTCTGGGTAAGCAGTTCTCAAGTATGGTCTGTGCCAGAAttgccaacatatttttttttttatgaacaaaatcCCAAAAAACTCTTTTTATGAACAGGGGTTGGAGTCTGCAGTGTGTTCTTTGTGGAAACTGTGACTGTCCCTAAACTGTAGGCTTGACAACACTTTGTTAGGCCTGTCCACAGGCCCAGCCATGATAACACACAGCACTTCCCTCATGTGTGTCTGTGTTACCCCTAGTAGACCCTTTCCAGCACTCTaaagaacatttgccaactaattttCTCATTCAGTGTTGTCACACTACCAGTGCCTGAGTCCTCAAAGTTTGCCCTCTTTAACAACCCAAAAATCTCCAGAGAGACCATAGCTATAGAGCCCCCCCTCCATGAACATTCACCAACACAACTGGAAGTTAGCACACTTATATTTTCTtgggtatttttctattttggcaGAACTTCAGTAAACTGCAGCAAAATACAATCAAGTCTTTTGCCTTGTCAGGCCTTGTTGTAGTGTGTTTCAGAGCTGTGTAAACTTCAGCAATGAATGCACAGAAATAAATATCAGTTGGCAGGTAACAAAGCTTCCTTATATGCATTTCCTGTATGTATCTAGCATTTGCCTGGAGCTTAGCTTTGAACTCATATTATAATAGCTACAAGcaagcaaaaacatatttataaagcagtgcacaATAATGCTATGTACAAGTCTGGATATGTTtattgtttagcatttttatctCTTAGCAAAccctagaaatgttttatttctatacatgttttacatgttatatattatacatttttgttttcagtaattcATCACTTTTCAACCAAAGAGCGCCGCATACAAGCCATTAAAGAGATGGCACAGATTCTGAGAGTTGGAGGCCAGATGATGATTTATGTTTGGGCAATGGaacagaaaagaaggaaatttGAGAAACAGGATTTACTCATACCATGGAATAGGGAGCCCCAAAAACTTTCAGAAATTAGAAGAGACCTGCCTGTACCCGATTTTAAGGACCTTCCACCAATCAAACCTTTGAGTAAAGTTCACAGAAATATGCCAACAAAGAATAGGAATAAATATTCCTCATTTGTTGATGGAATGCCTTCACCACTCTGCAATGGCATATCAAGATTTCTAACACGTTCTCTAGAATCGGGACTGGACATAAGCGGTGACCAGAAGCATGAGAACATTCTACACAGACTGTATGACTACTGCACTGAAATAAGAAAATCAACAAACACGTGTCCACTTAGACTGTCCAAACCAGCTCATTTCCTAAGACAAATGGGTGACCTTCTACCAAAATACATTCAGGACCTGGAGAATAACACTAACAGACTCACAGAGTTATTtacctttccaatgactaataaAAGTTATTGCACATCTTCCAGAGTAGAACTTGGCCGAGAAATAATCAAAGACCTTGGTAATGTTCCATTGCCAGATCTGAAATCTAACTGCAATGGACTGGAGGATT is a genomic window containing:
- the LOC140326033 gene encoding probable tRNA methyltransferase 9B, translated to MEKEANHLERQHVHNVYEKIAPYFNDKRYKAWPKVQEFIITLEPGSLVADIGCGNGKYLHINNQTFKIGSDYCLPLAEAARNQNYEVMVCDGLRLPYRDGAFDAVLSIAVIHHFSTKERRIQAIKEMAQILRVGGQMMIYVWAMEQKRRKFEKQDLLIPWNREPQKLSEIRRDLPVPDFKDLPPIKPLSKVHRNMPTKNRNKYSSFVDGMPSPLCNGISRFLTRSLESGLDISGDQKHENILHRLYDYCTEIRKSTNTCPLRLSKPAHFLRQMGDLLPKYIQDLENNTNRLTELFTFPMTNKSYCTSSRVELGREIIKDLGNVPLPDLKSNCNGLEDSKLCSPNSDTECGKDQQIPNDNTDCLRYYHIFKQNELSELIQQNIPELYVVSTFYDHSNWCVIAEKKSLWKTY